Proteins from one Streptomyces genisteinicus genomic window:
- a CDS encoding ABC transporter ATP-binding protein codes for MTDTTLEELERRVAARRERPSYGHDALITCDRLVRVFSTDGVEVQALQGLDLLVKEGELMALVGASGSGKSTLMNILAGLDVPTAGAARVAGSDLLAMDGKARLRYRREVVGFVWQQTARNLLPYLTAEQNVALPMQLRGRGAGRGRRKAERARELLSMLGAADYADRRPEQLSGGQQQRVAIAVALANSPSVLLADEPTGELDSATGEQVFAAFRRANEELGTTIVIVTHDQAVADEVRRTVAIRDGRTSSEVLRRTQVDADTGQESVVAREYAMLDRAGRLQLPADHLSSLGMRDRVLLELESDHIGVWPDEHGV; via the coding sequence ATGACCGACACCACGCTGGAGGAGCTGGAGCGGCGGGTCGCCGCCCGGCGCGAGCGGCCTTCCTACGGGCACGACGCCCTGATCACGTGCGACCGGCTGGTCCGCGTGTTCTCCACCGACGGGGTGGAGGTGCAGGCGCTCCAGGGCCTCGACCTCCTCGTCAAGGAGGGCGAGCTGATGGCCCTGGTGGGCGCGTCCGGCAGCGGGAAGTCCACGCTGATGAACATCCTCGCCGGTCTGGACGTGCCCACGGCGGGCGCCGCCCGGGTCGCGGGGAGCGATCTGCTGGCGATGGACGGGAAGGCGCGGCTGCGCTACCGCCGCGAGGTCGTCGGCTTCGTCTGGCAGCAGACGGCACGCAACCTGCTCCCCTACCTGACCGCCGAGCAGAACGTCGCCCTGCCGATGCAGCTGCGCGGGCGGGGGGCCGGCCGGGGGCGGCGCAAGGCGGAGCGTGCCCGGGAGCTGCTGTCGATGCTCGGCGCCGCCGACTACGCGGACCGCAGGCCGGAGCAGCTGTCCGGCGGGCAGCAGCAGCGGGTGGCGATCGCGGTCGCGCTGGCGAACTCGCCGTCGGTGCTCCTCGCGGACGAGCCCACGGGTGAGCTGGACTCGGCGACCGGGGAGCAGGTCTTCGCGGCGTTCCGGCGGGCGAACGAGGAGCTCGGCACGACGATCGTGATCGTGACCCACGACCAGGCGGTCGCCGACGAGGTGCGCCGCACCGTCGCCATCCGGGACGGGCGCACCTCGTCCGAGGTCCTGCGGCGGACCCAGGTGGACGCCGACACGGGGCAGGAGTCGGTGGTGGCCCGCGAGTACGCGATGCTCGACCGCGCCGGGCGTCTCCAGCTGCCCGCCGACCACCTCTCCTCCCTCGGGATGCGGGACCGGGTGCTGCTGGAGCTGGAGTCCGACCACATCGGGGTCTGGCCGGACGAGCACGGGGTCTGA
- a CDS encoding acyl-CoA thioesterase: MARHIYRCPLRWSDMDAFGHVNNVVFLRYLEEARIDFMFRLAPGDGSPSFSGGSVVARHEIDYVRPLVHRHEPVVIESWVTKISAASLTIAYEVKEADEGGTVYVRASTVVVPFNLAEQRPRRISAEEKSFLQLYLDDGTGSPAGGGDPSKDSPEDALVA; the protein is encoded by the coding sequence ATGGCCCGCCACATCTACCGCTGCCCCCTGCGCTGGTCGGACATGGACGCCTTCGGGCACGTCAACAACGTCGTCTTCCTGCGGTACCTGGAAGAGGCGCGGATCGACTTCATGTTCCGCCTGGCGCCGGGGGACGGATCGCCGTCCTTCTCCGGCGGATCGGTGGTCGCCCGGCACGAGATCGACTACGTGCGCCCGCTGGTCCACCGGCACGAGCCGGTGGTGATCGAGTCCTGGGTCACCAAGATCTCCGCCGCGTCGCTCACCATCGCCTACGAGGTGAAGGAAGCCGACGAGGGCGGCACGGTGTATGTGCGGGCCTCCACGGTCGTGGTGCCGTTCAACCTGGCGGAGCAGCGTCCGCGCCGCATCTCCGCGGAGGAGAAGTCCTTCCTCCAGCTCTACCTGGACGACGGCACGGGCAGCCCTGCCGGCGGCGGGGACCCGTCGAAGGACAGCCCCGAGGACGCCCTCGTCGCATGA
- the ettA gene encoding energy-dependent translational throttle protein EttA — MAEYIYTMRKTRKAHGDKVILDDVTLSFLPGAKIGVVGPNGAGKSTVLKIMAGLEQPSNGDAFLSPGYSVGILLQEPPLDEDKTVLENVQLGVSEVKGKLDRFNAIAEEMATNYTDELMEEMGKLQEDLDHANAWDLDAQLEQAMDALGCPPGDWPVTNLSGGEKRRVALCKLLLEAPDLLLLDEPTNHLDAESVQWLEAHLAKYAGTVVAITHDRYFLDNVAGWILELDRGRAIGYEGNYSTYLETKQTRLKVEGQKDAKRAKRLKEELEWVRSNAKGRQAKSKARLARYEEMAAEADKMRKLDFEEIQIPPGPRLGSVVVEVTNLSKAFGEKVLIDDLSFTLPRNGIVGVIGPNGAGKTTLFKMIQGLEKPDSGQIKVGETVKISYVDQSRANIDPKKTLWAVVSDELDYINVGQVEMPSRAYVSAFGFKGPDQQKPAGILSGGERNRLNLALTLKQGGNLLLLDEPTNDLDVETLSSLENALLDFPGAAVVVSHDRWFLDRVATHILAYEGESKWFWFEGNFESYEKNKIERLGPDAARPHRATYKKLTRG, encoded by the coding sequence TTGGCTGAGTACATCTACACCATGCGCAAGACGCGCAAGGCGCACGGCGACAAGGTCATCCTCGATGACGTGACGCTGAGCTTCCTGCCCGGCGCGAAGATCGGTGTGGTCGGCCCCAACGGTGCCGGTAAGTCCACCGTGCTGAAGATCATGGCCGGTCTGGAGCAGCCGTCCAACGGCGACGCCTTCCTCTCGCCCGGCTACTCGGTCGGCATCCTCCTCCAGGAACCGCCGCTCGACGAGGACAAGACGGTCCTCGAGAACGTCCAGCTCGGCGTCTCCGAGGTCAAGGGCAAGCTCGACCGGTTCAACGCCATCGCCGAGGAGATGGCCACGAACTACACGGACGAGCTGATGGAGGAGATGGGCAAGCTCCAGGAGGACCTGGACCACGCCAACGCGTGGGACCTCGACGCCCAGCTGGAGCAGGCCATGGACGCCCTCGGCTGCCCGCCCGGGGACTGGCCCGTCACCAACCTCTCCGGTGGCGAGAAGCGCCGCGTGGCCCTCTGCAAGCTGCTGCTGGAGGCCCCCGACCTGCTGCTCCTCGACGAGCCCACCAACCACCTGGACGCCGAGTCCGTCCAGTGGCTGGAGGCGCACCTCGCCAAGTACGCCGGCACCGTCGTCGCGATCACCCACGACCGGTACTTCCTCGACAACGTCGCGGGCTGGATCCTGGAGCTCGACCGCGGCCGCGCCATCGGCTACGAGGGCAACTACTCCACCTACCTGGAGACCAAGCAGACCCGTCTGAAGGTCGAGGGCCAGAAGGACGCCAAGCGCGCCAAGCGGCTCAAGGAAGAGCTGGAGTGGGTCCGCTCCAACGCGAAGGGGCGGCAGGCCAAGTCCAAGGCCCGTCTCGCGCGTTACGAGGAGATGGCGGCCGAGGCCGACAAGATGCGGAAGCTGGACTTCGAGGAGATCCAGATCCCGCCGGGCCCGCGGCTGGGCTCCGTCGTCGTCGAGGTCACCAACCTCTCCAAGGCGTTCGGCGAGAAGGTCCTCATCGACGACCTGTCGTTCACCCTGCCCCGCAACGGCATTGTCGGCGTGATCGGCCCCAACGGCGCCGGCAAGACGACCCTGTTCAAGATGATCCAGGGCCTGGAGAAGCCGGACTCGGGCCAGATCAAGGTCGGCGAGACCGTCAAGATCTCCTACGTCGACCAGAGCCGCGCCAACATCGACCCGAAGAAGACGCTGTGGGCGGTCGTCTCCGACGAGCTCGACTACATCAACGTCGGCCAGGTCGAGATGCCGTCCCGCGCCTACGTCAGCGCCTTCGGCTTCAAGGGCCCGGACCAGCAGAAGCCCGCCGGCATCCTGTCCGGCGGTGAGCGCAACCGCCTCAACCTGGCGCTCACCCTCAAGCAGGGCGGCAACCTGCTGCTCCTCGACGAGCCGACCAACGACCTCGACGTCGAGACGCTCTCCTCCCTGGAGAACGCGCTCCTCGACTTCCCCGGCGCGGCGGTGGTCGTCTCCCACGACCGCTGGTTCCTCGACCGGGTCGCCACGCACATCCTGGCGTACGAGGGCGAGTCGAAGTGGTTCTGGTTCGAGGGCAACTTCGAGTCGTACGAGAAGAACAAGATCGAGCGTCTCGGCCCGGACGCGGCCCGTCCGCACCGCGCCACCTACAAGAAGCTCACCCGGGGCTGA
- a CDS encoding LAETG motif-containing sortase-dependent surface protein: MFALFSATATTGRRNARRRIAAAAVATGLLAMGSVAGAGSAAADEPGQNPGGAAATLDGLKTWDDAILTYKDGDKTKKKEIAAGLFEMTVDGGGSLQSYCIDIHNPTQDKAKYLETPWGQTSLGANKDAGKILWILQNSYPQVNDLAALAEKAGIKGKLNKKTAAAGTQVAIWRFSDGAEVEAKNKAAEKLADYLESSAQTLQEPKTSLTLEPSAVSGKAGSKLGPVTVQTNATEVSVTGPADAAVSGVKVTDKDGKPVTSAANGAELYFDVPEGAADGSGSLTVEATTTVPVGRAFASASKSQTQILAGSSKTTVTANATATWATKGAIPSVTAEKNCAKGGVDVTAGNEGDSPFTFELAGIKHTIAPGESKTVTVPVAEDQAYDFTITGPNGFSERFQGVLDCETQGTPAPETPDEEETPSSEPTPASAGGSSEGTTGGEGDLAATGGSSATPMIAGIAVVLVVAGGAAMFILRKKKATAGQ; encoded by the coding sequence GTGTTTGCTCTGTTCTCTGCTACCGCCACGACCGGGCGGCGCAATGCGCGCAGGCGGATAGCCGCCGCGGCCGTCGCCACCGGACTGCTGGCGATGGGCTCCGTCGCGGGCGCCGGCTCCGCCGCCGCCGACGAGCCCGGCCAGAACCCGGGGGGTGCCGCCGCCACGCTCGACGGCCTGAAGACCTGGGACGACGCCATCCTGACGTACAAGGACGGCGACAAGACGAAGAAGAAGGAGATCGCCGCCGGTCTCTTCGAGATGACCGTCGACGGCGGTGGCTCGCTGCAGTCCTACTGCATCGACATCCACAACCCGACCCAGGACAAGGCGAAGTACCTGGAGACCCCCTGGGGCCAGACCTCGCTCGGCGCCAACAAGGACGCGGGCAAGATCCTCTGGATCCTCCAGAACTCCTACCCGCAGGTGAACGACCTGGCCGCGCTCGCGGAGAAGGCCGGCATCAAGGGCAAGCTCAACAAGAAGACCGCCGCCGCCGGCACCCAGGTCGCCATCTGGCGCTTCTCGGACGGCGCCGAGGTCGAGGCCAAGAACAAGGCCGCCGAGAAGCTCGCCGACTACCTCGAGAGCAGCGCGCAGACGCTCCAGGAGCCGAAGACCTCGCTGACCCTCGAGCCCAGCGCGGTCTCCGGCAAGGCGGGCAGCAAGCTCGGCCCCGTCACCGTGCAGACCAACGCCACCGAGGTCTCGGTGACCGGTCCCGCCGACGCCGCCGTCTCCGGCGTGAAGGTCACGGACAAGGACGGCAAGCCCGTCACCTCCGCCGCCAACGGCGCCGAGCTGTACTTCGACGTGCCCGAGGGCGCTGCCGACGGCTCCGGTTCGCTGACCGTCGAGGCCACCACCACCGTCCCGGTGGGCCGCGCGTTCGCGAGCGCCAGCAAGTCCCAGACGCAGATCCTGGCCGGCTCCAGCAAGACCACCGTCACCGCCAACGCGACGGCGACCTGGGCCACCAAGGGCGCCATCCCCTCGGTGACCGCCGAGAAGAACTGCGCCAAGGGCGGCGTCGACGTCACCGCCGGCAACGAGGGCGACTCCCCGTTCACCTTCGAGCTCGCGGGCATCAAGCACACCATCGCCCCGGGTGAGTCCAAGACGGTGACCGTCCCGGTCGCCGAGGACCAGGCCTACGACTTCACCATCACCGGCCCGAACGGCTTCTCCGAGCGCTTCCAGGGCGTGCTCGACTGCGAGACCCAGGGCACCCCGGCGCCCGAGACCCCGGACGAGGAGGAGACCCCGTCCTCCGAGCCGACCCCGGCCTCCGCCGGCGGCTCCTCCGAGGGCACCACGGGCGGCGAGGGCGACCTCGCGGCCACCGGTGGCTCCAGCGCGACCCCGATGATCGCCGGTATCGCGGTCGTCCTGGTCGTCGCGGGCGGTGCCGCGATGTTCATCCTGCGCAAGAAGAAGGCGACCGCCGGACAGTAA
- a CDS encoding single-stranded DNA-binding protein, whose protein sequence is MNDTLVTVVGNVATNVEFRDTAAGGMARFRFAVQSRRWDRTSGNWTDGPTSFYTVFAWRSLAANLAASVSVGEPLVVHGRLKVREEDADGRRRTYVDIDALAAGHDLTRGTAAFCRASRGESQVSPRQQTPDRAAQADSGGSPQQPAAVM, encoded by the coding sequence ATGAACGACACCCTGGTGACCGTGGTGGGGAATGTGGCCACGAATGTGGAGTTCAGGGATACGGCCGCGGGCGGGATGGCGCGATTCCGATTCGCCGTCCAGTCCCGGCGCTGGGACCGTACCAGTGGTAACTGGACCGACGGGCCGACGAGCTTCTACACGGTCTTCGCCTGGCGTTCCCTCGCGGCGAATCTGGCGGCCTCCGTTTCCGTCGGCGAACCCCTCGTCGTGCACGGCAGGCTGAAAGTGCGGGAGGAGGACGCGGACGGCCGGCGCCGGACGTACGTCGACATCGACGCGCTCGCCGCCGGCCACGATCTGACCCGCGGCACCGCGGCCTTCTGCCGGGCGTCCAGGGGAGAATCGCAGGTGAGCCCCCGTCAGCAGACCCCGGACAGGGCGGCGCAGGCGGATTCGGGGGGTTCGCCGCAGCAGCCCGCAGCCGTGATGTGA
- a CDS encoding YfjP family GTPase — protein MTAITDDANETGDRWDDGLIARRAEPRTSPDGGPGADGDGPPDTGDAQAGDPDAEGADGSGETAAGAYGGPLKDRLDALRDLLGLSQARLDGRTLAEAGRVLDEAAARRRLSSRHTVVAIAGATGSGKSTLFNALAGVRIAETGLRRPTTSAPIACTWSEGAAGLLDRLAVPGRLRRRPLAGGDGDEQLQGLVLIDLPDHDSAVVRHRENVDRVLALVDAVIWVVDPEKYADAALHERYLRPLAGHAEVTFVVLNQVDRLPGDAADQVLDDLRRLLDDDGMAVGEHGEPGATVLSLSALTGEGVGELREMVGAFVQERTAAARRLSADVDAAAAALRPVYVADGRTGLNERAREDFSAQLADAVGATAAGEAAEREWRRNAGRACGTPWLRLWRWYERTRMPGAASLQPPPPAEDQLTARQRVEQAVRTVADEAAGGLPGPWAQAVREAAQRGARGLPEALDELAVREAEATGERPRRPRWWPAAVLAQAAMTLLQIYGALWLVGQIIGVLEPGIVPPVLVMLAGIVGGPLVEWACAAAAKGPARRYGQDVRRRLHEAAAGCGRAKVLDPVAAELMRYREVRERYATVSGPARPGAGSGGSRARSRARIG, from the coding sequence GTGACCGCCATCACCGACGACGCGAACGAGACCGGCGACCGCTGGGACGACGGACTGATCGCCCGCCGCGCCGAGCCGAGGACGTCACCCGACGGCGGCCCCGGCGCGGACGGCGACGGCCCGCCGGACACCGGCGACGCTCAGGCCGGCGACCCGGACGCCGAGGGCGCCGACGGCTCCGGCGAGACCGCCGCCGGCGCGTACGGCGGGCCGCTCAAGGACCGCCTCGACGCCCTGCGCGACCTCCTCGGCCTCTCCCAGGCACGCCTCGACGGCCGCACCCTCGCGGAGGCGGGGCGTGTCCTCGACGAGGCGGCCGCACGGCGGCGGCTCTCCTCCCGGCACACCGTGGTGGCCATCGCCGGAGCGACGGGCAGCGGCAAGTCGACCCTCTTCAACGCGCTCGCCGGCGTGCGCATCGCCGAGACCGGCCTGCGCAGGCCCACCACGTCGGCGCCCATCGCCTGCACGTGGTCCGAGGGCGCGGCCGGGCTGCTGGACCGGCTCGCGGTGCCGGGACGGCTGCGGCGCAGGCCGCTCGCCGGCGGGGACGGCGACGAGCAGCTGCAGGGCCTGGTCCTCATCGACCTGCCGGACCACGACTCGGCCGTCGTCCGCCACCGCGAGAACGTCGACCGGGTCCTGGCGCTGGTCGACGCCGTCATCTGGGTCGTCGATCCGGAGAAGTACGCCGACGCGGCCCTCCACGAGCGCTATCTGCGGCCGCTCGCCGGGCACGCCGAGGTCACCTTCGTCGTGCTCAACCAGGTCGACCGGCTGCCCGGCGACGCCGCCGACCAGGTCCTCGACGACCTGCGCAGGCTGCTCGACGACGACGGCATGGCGGTCGGCGAGCACGGCGAGCCCGGCGCGACCGTGCTCTCCCTCTCCGCCCTCACCGGCGAGGGCGTCGGAGAACTGCGCGAGATGGTCGGCGCGTTCGTCCAGGAGCGCACCGCGGCGGCACGCCGGCTCTCCGCCGACGTCGACGCGGCCGCCGCCGCCCTGCGCCCGGTGTATGTCGCCGACGGCCGCACAGGCCTGAACGAACGGGCCCGTGAGGACTTCTCGGCACAGCTGGCCGACGCGGTCGGCGCCACGGCGGCGGGGGAGGCGGCGGAACGCGAGTGGCGCAGGAATGCCGGGCGTGCCTGCGGGACGCCGTGGCTGCGGCTGTGGCGCTGGTACGAGCGGACCCGGATGCCGGGGGCCGCCTCCCTCCAGCCGCCGCCGCCCGCGGAGGACCAACTCACCGCACGCCAGCGCGTCGAGCAGGCCGTGCGGACGGTCGCCGACGAGGCGGCCGGCGGGCTGCCCGGGCCCTGGGCGCAGGCCGTCCGGGAGGCGGCCCAGCGGGGTGCGCGCGGGCTGCCCGAGGCGCTGGACGAGCTGGCCGTCCGGGAGGCCGAGGCCACTGGCGAGCGGCCCCGGCGCCCCCGGTGGTGGCCGGCCGCCGTCCTGGCCCAGGCGGCGATGACCCTGCTTCAGATCTACGGGGCGCTCTGGCTGGTGGGACAGATCATCGGGGTGCTGGAGCCGGGGATCGTCCCCCCGGTGCTGGTGATGCTCGCCGGGATCGTGGGCGGACCCCTGGTGGAGTGGGCCTGCGCGGCGGCGGCCAAGGGGCCGGCGCGGCGGTACGGGCAGGACGTCAGACGCCGTCTGCACGAGGCGGCGGCAGGCTGCGGCAGGGCCAAGGTGCTGGACCCGGTCGCCGCGGAACTCATGCGCTACCGCGAGGTGCGGGAGCGGTACGCGACCGTCTCCGGCCCCGCCCGGCCGGGTGCGGGGTCCGGGGGGAGCCGCGCCAGGTCCCGTGCCCGGATCGGGTGA
- a CDS encoding dynamin family protein, protein MDARPQLIDALSALRDRVAAVRLPLPLRGASRARQTRTELLAQLDDYLVPRLKDPDAPLLAVIGGSTGAGKSTLVNSLVGRRVSEAGVLRPTTRTPVLVCHPDDHHWFAGMRVLPHLTRVWMPPQDEADAEDELLARKGSGRAGGGPDEKSLRIETASTLPRGLALLDAPDIDSLVVENRRLAAELICAADVWVMVTTASRYADAVPWHLLRTAKEYDATLVSVLDRVPHQVVDEVSRQYAALLTKAGLGHVPRFTVPELPESAGGGNGLLPTTAVAPLLAWLAHRAQDPAARQQALGRTAGGVLDSLGSRMPELASAVAAQYAAAVRLTAAVEEAYAAQRERVRGRLRAGAVLAGDARTRWRGYPRDSSAAELLDALVASMSALLQCAVAAADEQVENAWRREPAAGAFGSDGGSDPESGERIGLAVRRWRRVLEEFAEEEVRGMERNTAPDAETVAALLATALLGGRRARGAGERLAERIGAQGALRLRDKGGELVTTTIDDVLHGERDRRLAPLDALEVTPEPQAELIAALSLLQKER, encoded by the coding sequence TTGGATGCACGGCCTCAGCTGATCGACGCACTCTCCGCCCTGCGCGACCGTGTCGCCGCCGTGCGTCTGCCGCTTCCGCTACGGGGCGCCTCACGCGCCCGGCAGACGCGCACAGAACTTCTCGCGCAGCTCGACGACTACCTCGTACCACGCCTCAAGGACCCCGACGCCCCGCTGCTCGCGGTCATCGGGGGCTCCACGGGTGCGGGCAAGTCCACGCTCGTCAACTCCCTTGTGGGCAGGCGCGTCAGCGAGGCCGGGGTGCTGCGGCCTACGACCCGCACCCCCGTCCTGGTGTGCCATCCCGACGACCACCACTGGTTCGCCGGGATGCGCGTGCTCCCGCACCTCACCCGTGTCTGGATGCCGCCGCAGGACGAGGCCGACGCCGAGGACGAACTCCTCGCGCGCAAGGGCTCCGGGCGCGCGGGCGGCGGGCCCGACGAGAAGTCGCTGCGCATCGAGACGGCCTCGACCCTGCCGCGCGGCCTCGCGCTCCTGGACGCCCCGGACATCGACTCGTTGGTCGTCGAGAACCGCCGGCTCGCCGCCGAGCTGATCTGCGCGGCCGACGTGTGGGTGATGGTCACGACCGCCTCCCGCTACGCCGACGCGGTGCCGTGGCACCTGCTGCGCACCGCGAAGGAGTACGACGCCACCCTCGTCAGCGTCCTCGACCGGGTGCCCCACCAGGTCGTCGACGAGGTGTCACGGCAGTACGCCGCCCTGCTCACCAAGGCGGGCCTCGGCCATGTGCCGCGGTTCACCGTGCCCGAACTGCCCGAGTCCGCGGGCGGCGGCAACGGGCTGCTGCCGACCACCGCCGTCGCCCCGCTGCTGGCCTGGCTCGCCCACCGGGCGCAGGACCCCGCCGCGCGCCAGCAGGCCCTGGGACGCACCGCGGGCGGTGTCCTCGACTCGCTCGGATCACGGATGCCGGAACTGGCGAGCGCGGTCGCCGCCCAGTACGCGGCCGCCGTACGGCTCACCGCGGCCGTCGAGGAGGCCTACGCCGCGCAGCGCGAGCGGGTCCGCGGACGGCTGCGCGCCGGTGCCGTGCTGGCCGGTGACGCCCGCACCCGCTGGCGCGGATACCCCCGCGACAGTTCGGCGGCCGAACTCCTCGACGCCCTCGTGGCCAGCATGTCCGCGCTCCTCCAGTGCGCCGTTGCCGCCGCCGACGAACAGGTGGAGAACGCCTGGCGGCGCGAACCGGCCGCCGGGGCCTTCGGATCGGACGGCGGCTCCGACCCGGAGAGCGGCGAGCGCATCGGGCTCGCCGTCCGGCGCTGGCGCCGGGTCCTGGAGGAATTCGCCGAGGAGGAGGTGCGCGGCATGGAGCGCAACACCGCTCCCGACGCCGAGACCGTCGCCGCCCTCCTCGCCACCGCCCTGCTCGGCGGCCGGCGCGCCCGCGGCGCGGGCGAGCGGCTGGCCGAACGCATCGGCGCCCAGGGCGCACTGCGTCTGCGCGACAAGGGCGGCGAACTCGTGACCACCACCATCGACGACGTGCTGCACGGCGAACGGGACCGCAGGCTCGCCCCCCTCGACGCGCTCGAGGTGACACCCGAGCCGCAGGCCGAGCTGATCGCCGCGCTGTCCCTACTGCAGAAGGAGAGGTGA
- a CDS encoding tyrosinase family protein, which yields MAQLVRRNQALLSEDQRKDFVTAVWGVKSGGHYDEFVKTHVSRPDSYHHVPTFLPWHREFVRIFEVALPPSTSGQTLSVPYWDWTDTGSSPWTDDFMGGNGRAGDDRVMTGRFAISAGWNCIDPSREIPSYLRRQFGAGVPHLPTAGDVSDCLAMTPYDSEPWEGVSQSFRKSLEGVITPDIHNMVHRWIGGNMELTSSPNDPVFWLHHANIDRLWAQWQREHPTETYRPQSGGPPGQNVGDLMPPWSSVRVSAVLDHRSLGYVYDIENPTAQGDRMYPGDTLRGGDSISAGGGRYRLVYETDGNLVLYQDGEHTPRWSSGTQRRSPGMCVMQMDGDLTIDDADGQRVWSLGVDGRGNRLRLTADGAMEVTGLSGAIAWRSTHDVMV from the coding sequence ATGGCCCAGCTTGTCCGCAGGAACCAGGCCCTGCTGTCCGAGGACCAGAGGAAGGATTTCGTCACGGCGGTGTGGGGGGTGAAGTCCGGAGGCCACTACGACGAGTTCGTCAAGACGCACGTGAGCCGCCCCGACTCCTACCACCACGTCCCCACCTTCCTGCCCTGGCACCGGGAGTTCGTCCGGATCTTCGAGGTGGCCCTGCCGCCCTCGACCAGCGGGCAGACGCTCTCCGTTCCGTACTGGGACTGGACGGACACCGGCAGCAGCCCCTGGACCGACGACTTCATGGGCGGAAACGGCAGGGCGGGCGACGACCGGGTGATGACCGGCCGGTTCGCCATCAGCGCCGGATGGAACTGCATCGATCCCTCCCGGGAGATCCCCTCGTACCTGAGGCGGCAGTTCGGCGCCGGCGTCCCCCATCTGCCGACGGCGGGCGACGTGTCCGACTGCCTCGCCATGACGCCGTACGACAGCGAGCCGTGGGAGGGGGTGAGCCAGAGCTTCCGCAAATCCTTGGAAGGTGTGATAACACCGGACATCCACAACATGGTCCACCGGTGGATCGGCGGCAACATGGAGCTCACCAGCTCGCCCAACGACCCCGTGTTCTGGCTGCATCACGCCAACATCGACCGGCTCTGGGCACAGTGGCAGCGGGAGCATCCCACCGAGACGTACCGCCCGCAGAGCGGCGGCCCGCCGGGGCAGAACGTCGGCGACCTGATGCCGCCGTGGTCGAGCGTGCGGGTGAGCGCGGTGCTCGACCACCGCAGCCTCGGCTACGTCTACGACATCGAGAACCCCACGGCGCAGGGCGACCGCATGTATCCCGGCGACACCCTGCGCGGCGGCGACTCGATCAGCGCGGGCGGCGGCCGGTACCGGCTCGTCTACGAGACCGACGGGAACCTGGTCCTGTACCAGGACGGCGAACACACTCCGCGGTGGTCGTCCGGGACGCAGCGCAGGTCGCCCGGAATGTGCGTCATGCAGATGGACGGCGACCTCACCATCGACGACGCCGACGGGCAGCGGGTGTGGAGCCTGGGCGTCGACGGGCGCGGCAATCGTCTCCGGCTGACGGCGGACGGGGCCATGGAGGTCACCGGCCTGTCCGGGGCGATCGCCTGGCGGTCCACCCATGACGTGATGGTCTGA
- a CDS encoding DUF1772 domain-containing protein, giving the protein MPTLLLALAVVSTGLYAGFMLIFLTGVMPGLGRLPDDGFVPAMRRVNETVPRGVFLLVFAAIVAFPVAALLVPTEGRTDADRWLIVAALVCSVLNHLVTVAGNIPLNNALAASENTTPPVPDGEVRAAFEARWNRLHLVRTLLVTAAFALLVAAAVD; this is encoded by the coding sequence ATGCCGACCCTCCTGCTCGCCCTCGCCGTCGTGTCCACCGGCCTGTACGCCGGTTTCATGCTCATCTTCCTGACGGGCGTCATGCCGGGGCTCGGGCGGCTCCCCGACGACGGGTTCGTCCCGGCGATGCGGCGCGTCAACGAGACGGTCCCGCGGGGGGTTTTCCTCCTCGTCTTCGCCGCGATCGTGGCGTTCCCCGTTGCCGCGCTGCTCGTGCCGACGGAGGGACGTACCGATGCCGACCGGTGGCTGATCGTCGCCGCGCTCGTCTGCTCGGTCCTCAACCACCTCGTCACCGTCGCGGGCAACATCCCGCTCAACAACGCCCTGGCCGCCTCGGAGAACACCACCCCGCCGGTCCCGGACGGCGAGGTGCGGGCCGCCTTCGAGGCGAGGTGGAACCGGCTGCACCTCGTCCGCACTCTGCTCGTCACCGCCGCCTTCGCGCTGCTCGTCGCCGCTGCCGTGGACTGA